Proteins encoded by one window of Candidatus Paceibacterota bacterium:
- a CDS encoding ABC transporter ATP-binding protein: METGKQQKIRRRKPSMFGLLRPYKWSIGGLVLLAVASSALGLMLPKIMSRSIDAYTDHAFILNTLIAEYGTMVVIIFILTYAQSIVQTYTSERVARDLRERLSDKISRQKYAFVEKVTPAKLLTNLTSDVDAIKTFIALAIAALVSSIIIVVGAAILLFTIDWELALAVLTIVPVIGILFYLVFSKVKALTTKSREVIDWLNKIINESILGAALIRVLDSHKPEYEKFFSANSEAKNIGLQILKIFASMVPTIGFIANLAILVILALGGRFVIDGAISLGDFTAFNSYVGLLIFPVLIIGVMSSVIAQAAASYERIYEVLEAKEDGRHGLLKKELAGDIEFKDITLAYDEKPVLKNISFKVKAHSRTAIIGPTAAGKTQLLYLLIGLVEPNSGSVEYDGHPINSYDEQLLHRQVGLVFQDSIIFNLTLRENIAFSDTVQDADLEKAIGTAEMKDFISSLPEGLDTIVSERGSSLSGGQKQRIMLARALALNPKVLLLDDFTARVDNKTEQKILDNIIRNYPDITLVSVTQKISSVEKYDQIILLMEGEIIAAGLHDELLKTCPEYVQIYNSQKSTNQYE, from the coding sequence ATGGAAACCGGCAAACAGCAAAAAATAAGAAGAAGAAAACCAAGCATGTTCGGATTGCTTCGTCCATATAAGTGGTCGATCGGCGGCTTGGTTCTTTTGGCTGTTGCAAGCAGCGCACTGGGTTTGATGCTGCCCAAGATCATGTCCCGGAGCATAGACGCATACACGGACCATGCGTTTATTTTAAATACATTAATCGCCGAGTATGGGACCATGGTAGTGATCATATTCATTCTGACCTATGCACAAAGCATCGTACAGACCTATACATCGGAACGCGTGGCGCGCGACCTCAGAGAAAGACTTTCGGACAAGATATCCCGCCAGAAATATGCCTTTGTTGAAAAAGTTACGCCGGCCAAACTCCTGACCAATCTTACATCTGACGTAGATGCGATCAAAACCTTTATTGCCCTGGCGATCGCCGCGCTCGTTTCTTCGATCATTATCGTAGTAGGCGCCGCCATTCTGCTTTTCACTATCGACTGGGAGCTTGCTCTCGCGGTTCTGACGATCGTACCCGTCATAGGCATTCTTTTTTATCTCGTATTCAGCAAAGTCAAAGCTCTCACCACCAAAAGCCGCGAGGTCATCGACTGGCTCAATAAAATTATCAATGAAAGTATTCTGGGAGCCGCTCTGATCCGGGTGCTTGATTCTCATAAACCGGAATATGAAAAATTCTTTTCTGCCAATTCTGAGGCAAAAAACATCGGCCTGCAGATCCTGAAGATCTTTGCGAGCATGGTCCCGACCATCGGCTTCATTGCTAACCTGGCAATATTGGTAATCCTGGCCCTCGGCGGCCGTTTTGTGATCGATGGCGCAATTTCGCTTGGTGATTTCACGGCCTTCAACAGTTATGTCGGCCTTCTCATTTTCCCGGTCCTGATCATCGGCGTGATGAGCAGCGTTATCGCACAGGCGGCGGCATCTTATGAACGCATTTATGAAGTCCTGGAGGCAAAAGAGGATGGCCGGCATGGATTGCTGAAAAAAGAACTTGCGGGAGACATCGAATTTAAAGATATCACGCTTGCCTATGACGAAAAACCGGTGTTGAAAAATATATCATTCAAGGTCAAGGCTCACAGCCGAACTGCCATTATCGGACCGACAGCGGCCGGAAAAACCCAGCTTCTCTATCTTCTCATCGGCCTTGTCGAGCCTAATTCCGGCTCGGTGGAATATGACGGCCACCCCATAAACAGTTACGATGAACAGTTGTTGCATCGGCAAGTTGGACTTGTTTTCCAGGATAGCATTATTTTCAATCTGACCTTGCGGGAAAATATCGCATTCAGCGACACAGTGCAAGACGCCGACCTGGAGAAAGCGATCGGGACCGCAGAAATGAAAGATTTTATCTCATCATTGCCCGAGGGGCTGGATACGATCGTGTCGGAACGCGGGTCAAGCCTTTCAGGCGGGCAGAAACAGCGCATTATGCTCGCCCGCGCGCTTGCGCTCAATCCGAAAGTTCTGCTTTTGGACGATTTCACGGCCCGCGTCGACAACAAAACCGAACAGAAGATATTGGATAATATCATCAGGAACTATCCCGACATCACCCTGGTCTCAGTTACGCAAAAAATAAGTTCTGTCGAAAAGTACGATCAGATAATACTTCTTATGGAAGGAGAGATCATTGCCGCAGGTCTTCACGACGAACTCCTGAAAACTTGCCCCGAATATGTTCAAATTTATAATTCCCAGAAAAGCACGAATCAATATGAATAG
- a CDS encoding CHC2 zinc finger domain-containing protein, whose amino-acid sequence MPDTAKKFYQELEQKWRKSMPKFAERELLEIFPEAKSIVEQKIVELEGIKKIQLEAIKNRLAIVKHNKSDDFSKWFFREWIKIDAGQKLVQTENQIARLKRVISTSRNYTPKNWITDIQIQRALEVPIESLVDQPLRKSGKTLVGLCPLHNEKHPSFYVYLETNSCWCFGCNHGGNSINFIRLLKGFGFPEAVRYLIG is encoded by the coding sequence ATGCCAGATACGGCTAAAAAATTTTATCAAGAGCTTGAGCAGAAATGGCGAAAATCAATGCCTAAATTTGCTGAAAGAGAACTGCTGGAGATTTTTCCGGAGGCCAAAAGCATTGTTGAACAGAAAATAGTAGAGCTGGAGGGAATAAAGAAAATACAGTTAGAGGCTATAAAAAACAGATTGGCAATCGTAAAACATAATAAGTCTGATGATTTTTCAAAATGGTTTTTCAGGGAATGGATCAAAATTGATGCGGGACAAAAATTGGTTCAAACGGAAAATCAGATCGCAAGATTGAAAAGAGTTATTTCAACATCTCGAAACTATACACCCAAAAACTGGATTACGGACATACAGATTCAAAGGGCCTTGGAAGTTCCGATTGAAAGCTTGGTGGATCAGCCACTCCGAAAAAGCGGTAAAACACTGGTCGGGCTTTGCCCGCTACATAATGAAAAACATCCGTCTTTCTATGTTTATCTTGAAACAAATTCCTGCTGGTGTTTCGGATGCAATCATGGCGGGAATTCAATCAACTTTATAAGGCTTCTCAAGGGATTCGGTTTTCCGGAGGCCGTTAGATATTTAATTGGTTAA
- a CDS encoding helix-turn-helix domain-containing protein has product MTKTAKNKEIMPELFTLKEACDILKCHPNTLRQWDKKGILPAIRIGIKRVMRYKKEDILKFINQKRK; this is encoded by the coding sequence ATGACAAAAACAGCTAAAAACAAAGAAATAATGCCAGAATTGTTCACGCTAAAAGAGGCGTGTGATATTTTAAAGTGCCATCCGAATACCTTAAGACAATGGGACAAAAAAGGAATACTTCCGGCGATCCGCATAGGCATTAAGAGAGTAATGAGATACAAGAAAGAAGATATTCTGAAATTTATAAATCAAAAAAGGAAATGA
- a CDS encoding recombinase family protein — protein sequence MNQDTTKIKYFLYARKSSESDDRQVQSIDDQINKLKELAKDSDLEIIKVLTESKSAKQPNNRPIFENMLAQIEKGKAQGILCWQINRLSRNPVDSGKINWMLQQGTIKSIQTIDKQYLPEDNVLMFSMESGMSNQFILDLRKNTKRGLEGKVQRGEFPAKAPQGYTNDVINKTIIKDPERFELIKKMWSLMLTGSCPPSKILDIANNEWGYRTKKTKRAGARPMSQSELYRIFNDPFYYGYFKYKGKISKGIHEPMITIEEFERVQELFGRKDRPQQKTHEFSFTGIIRCGHCGCLITAEEKRKFIKCTQKYANYTYYRCTRRKRELNCQEPAITMKNLEEQIIKEIDKYTIPLGFKDWALEVLKVDNGKEIERRNQSYEMLNNTYLSLQKQLDNLTNLRLRDLIDDDDFIKRKEELQNEVTKARERLNQNQDRGQNWIELIERAFNFAVYAREKFITTKDLQIKREILSALGQVYTLKSGELSIEPSRWLISISNLNKIAENETRALEPANNVLYKTKNRSVVPAFSKWGRLGDVFRTLDWNGIRRDYELLSKEFALI from the coding sequence ATGAATCAAGACACAACAAAAATCAAATATTTTCTTTATGCCAGAAAATCATCTGAAAGCGATGATCGGCAGGTCCAGTCGATTGATGATCAAATAAATAAGCTAAAAGAATTGGCGAAAGATTCGGATTTGGAAATAATCAAAGTTTTAACCGAATCTAAGTCCGCAAAACAGCCAAATAACAGACCGATTTTTGAAAATATGCTGGCACAAATCGAAAAAGGAAAAGCGCAAGGAATACTTTGCTGGCAAATTAACCGCTTATCCAGAAATCCGGTTGATAGCGGAAAAATAAATTGGATGTTGCAACAAGGAACTATCAAATCCATTCAAACCATAGACAAACAGTATTTGCCGGAAGATAATGTTTTGATGTTCAGCATGGAAAGCGGGATGTCAAACCAGTTTATTTTGGATCTGAGGAAAAACACCAAAAGGGGATTGGAGGGTAAAGTGCAAAGGGGAGAATTCCCAGCCAAAGCGCCTCAAGGTTATACAAATGACGTAATCAATAAAACTATAATCAAAGATCCGGAAAGATTTGAGCTAATTAAAAAGATGTGGAGCTTAATGCTTACAGGAAGTTGTCCGCCATCTAAGATTTTGGATATAGCCAATAATGAATGGGGTTATCGGACCAAAAAAACAAAAAGAGCTGGAGCAAGGCCTATGTCTCAAAGCGAACTCTATAGGATATTTAATGATCCATTCTATTATGGCTATTTTAAGTACAAGGGCAAAATCAGCAAAGGCATTCATGAGCCTATGATAACCATTGAGGAATTTGAAAGGGTGCAAGAATTATTTGGAAGGAAAGATAGACCGCAACAAAAAACGCATGAGTTTTCTTTTACAGGAATTATCCGGTGCGGGCATTGCGGTTGTTTGATCACGGCGGAAGAAAAAAGAAAGTTTATCAAATGCACACAAAAATATGCCAACTATACTTATTATCGTTGCACAAGAAGGAAAAGAGAATTAAATTGCCAAGAACCGGCAATCACAATGAAGAATTTGGAAGAGCAGATCATAAAGGAAATAGATAAATACACTATACCTCTCGGGTTCAAGGATTGGGCTTTGGAAGTTTTGAAAGTCGATAATGGGAAGGAAATCGAAAGGCGCAATCAATCATATGAAATGCTGAATAATACTTATTTGAGTTTGCAAAAGCAATTGGATAATTTAACGAATTTAAGATTAAGAGATTTGATTGATGATGATGATTTTATCAAAAGGAAAGAAGAATTGCAGAATGAAGTTACTAAAGCAAGGGAAAGACTTAATCAAAATCAAGATAGAGGCCAGAATTGGATCGAGCTGATCGAAAGAGCTTTTAACTTTGCGGTATATGCTAGAGAAAAATTTATAACAACGAAAGACTTGCAGATTAAAAGAGAGATCCTATCAGCATTGGGGCAAGTTTATACGTTAAAAAGCGGAGAATTAAGCATTGAACCTTCAAGGTGGCTGATCTCCATTTCTAACCTTAATAAAATAGCAGAAAATGAAACAAGAGCGTTAGAACCAGCGAATAATGTGTTATATAAAACAAAAAACAGGTCTGTTGTACCTGCTTTTTCTAAATGGGGTCGGTTAGGGGATGTGTTCAGAACTTTAGACTGGAATGGGATTAGGCGGGATTATGAGTTATTGAGTAAAGAATTTGCACTTATATAA
- a CDS encoding HEPN domain-containing protein — translation MSENQIKDKSIFVVGILATFLAFSTLKEELQRIIVLSTPTRNVSFFDILVIFVSLLTISVYMYALDFVKYNYGPRIQNHLFFKAIIWLANFFYSFAIFFPIFIVIIIIFQIPIIDNLTKRYNGLIWLFDVIMGLIWLITSVWNTFFINRKRKEDSMKILEKNAENTLENATKMLRDKYYSSSIIESYKVLVLNLRKILLQKDILTENTSDPDIKALALKFKIIPEELVANFNDITAMRNRAVHLDVTFTKEQVELVINTVNQILTKIAQDIT, via the coding sequence ATGAGCGAAAATCAGATCAAAGACAAAAGTATATTTGTAGTTGGAATACTTGCTACTTTTTTGGCATTTAGTACGCTTAAAGAAGAACTGCAACGGATAATTGTTCTATCTACGCCCACAAGAAATGTGAGCTTTTTCGATATTCTAGTTATATTTGTCTCCCTTCTTACTATTTCAGTGTATATGTATGCTTTGGATTTTGTTAAATATAACTATGGACCAAGAATACAAAACCATCTTTTCTTTAAAGCAATTATTTGGTTAGCAAACTTTTTCTATTCTTTTGCAATATTTTTTCCTATTTTTATTGTAATTATAATTATCTTCCAAATACCAATAATCGACAATCTTACAAAAAGATACAATGGATTAATCTGGCTTTTTGACGTAATAATGGGACTTATATGGTTAATCACATCCGTATGGAATACCTTTTTTATAAATCGAAAAAGAAAAGAGGACAGCATGAAGATTTTAGAAAAGAACGCAGAAAATACATTAGAAAACGCAACAAAAATGTTAAGAGACAAATATTATTCTTCCAGTATAATTGAATCTTATAAAGTTTTAGTTCTCAATTTAAGAAAAATATTGCTTCAGAAAGATATTTTGACAGAAAATACTTCAGATCCGGATATAAAGGCACTGGCTTTAAAATTCAAAATTATTCCAGAGGAATTGGTTGCAAATTTTAATGATATAACCGCAATGAGGAATAGAGCTGTACATCTTGATGTGACATTTACGAAAGAACAGGTAGAATTGGTTATAAATACAGTAAACCAAATTTTAACTAAAATTGCGCAAGACATTACTTAG
- a CDS encoding DUF5659 domain-containing protein, with amino-acid sequence MKTLKETDFFKSSDLCLCSALCCYGYNIEAIDNQNPNKAIFLIKRDEQLDNLIQQFFTHQLKTEPLAFFNFLKEIKTRIYNA; translated from the coding sequence ATGAAAACATTGAAAGAAACGGATTTTTTTAAGAGTTCAGATTTGTGTCTCTGCTCAGCACTTTGTTGCTATGGCTATAACATTGAAGCCATCGACAACCAAAACCCCAACAAGGCTATCTTTTTAATCAAACGAGACGAACAACTAGATAATTTGATTCAGCAATTCTTTACTCATCAGCTAAAGACAGAACCTTTAGCATTTTTTAATTTTCTGAAAGAGATAAAAACGAGAATTTATAACGCTTAA
- a CDS encoding ABC transporter ATP-binding protein, whose translation MTNYALNKPSGQEEKLSVKRSIGKLLPLLKDEKRNIMLATIAVLINSGLNLLAPILIGYTVDKYILTGQYNGVLVFSAILLAMYVIAVIAGYFQTMLMGAVGQHLLFNLRNAVFNKIQSLPVAFFNQNKTGDLISRINSDTDKLNQFFSQSLIQFVVNTIMIIGAGIFILFLNFRLGAAALLPMLLLLVFTRLISPWIKRKNAASLKNVGGLSAEISESIDNFKVIIAFNRRDYFRKKFNEANNANYASSIRAGIANNTLTPAYGLASNLAQLIVIAYGLYLISAGEFTLGFLISFLTYIGKLYDPLRQMAAIWSNFQIALAGWDRIHAILTLKSNLNIVPSPEIASATAPLIEFKNVHFGYPDGKEVLHNINFKLVSGKTYALVGPTGGGKTTTASLMARLYDPTKGTILLNGKDIRSYEEREKAQRIGFILQEPFLFSGTIRDNILYGNEIYKNCTNEQLEKTIRDSGLESLLIRFEKGLETKIALSGGTLSLGQKQLIAFIRAVLRNPQLLILDEATANIDTVTEKLLEEILKKLPHETTKVIIAHRLNTIANADEIFFVNAGEITPAGTMEHAVDMLLHEKRKS comes from the coding sequence ATGACCAATTACGCCCTAAACAAACCATCCGGCCAGGAAGAAAAGCTTAGCGTGAAAAGATCGATCGGAAAGCTTCTGCCCCTGCTGAAAGACGAAAAAAGAAATATCATGCTCGCCACAATTGCAGTGCTGATCAATTCCGGATTGAATCTCCTGGCGCCCATTCTGATCGGCTACACTGTAGATAAATATATTTTGACCGGACAGTACAACGGCGTTCTCGTATTTTCCGCTATTTTGCTAGCGATGTATGTCATAGCCGTGATCGCAGGTTATTTCCAGACTATGCTAATGGGCGCGGTCGGACAGCATCTGTTGTTCAATCTGCGTAATGCGGTCTTCAACAAAATACAATCCCTACCGGTGGCATTCTTTAATCAGAACAAAACTGGCGACCTGATCTCCCGCATCAACAGCGACACTGACAAGCTGAATCAATTTTTCTCGCAAAGCCTGATCCAATTCGTGGTAAACACGATTATGATCATCGGCGCCGGTATTTTTATATTATTCCTGAATTTTCGGCTCGGTGCCGCAGCTCTATTGCCGATGTTGCTGCTTTTGGTCTTTACCCGCCTGATCTCTCCCTGGATCAAGCGGAAAAATGCAGCCAGCCTAAAAAATGTCGGAGGATTGAGCGCGGAGATCTCGGAGAGCATCGACAACTTCAAGGTGATCATCGCATTCAATCGCCGGGATTATTTCCGAAAAAAATTCAACGAAGCCAACAACGCCAATTACGCCAGCTCAATCCGCGCCGGGATCGCAAATAATACGCTTACGCCGGCATACGGACTTGCTTCGAATCTGGCTCAGCTTATTGTCATCGCCTACGGACTTTATCTGATCTCTGCGGGAGAATTTACTTTGGGATTTTTGATCAGTTTTTTGACATATATCGGAAAACTATATGATCCGCTCCGGCAAATGGCCGCGATCTGGTCTAATTTTCAGATCGCTCTGGCCGGATGGGACAGGATCCATGCGATCTTAACGCTTAAGTCGAATCTGAATATTGTTCCTTCCCCTGAAATAGCTTCAGCAACGGCGCCGCTGATCGAATTTAAAAATGTCCATTTCGGATATCCCGACGGCAAGGAAGTTCTGCACAATATCAATTTCAAATTGGTTTCAGGAAAAACATATGCATTGGTCGGTCCGACCGGCGGAGGGAAAACAACCACAGCCTCTCTTATGGCACGCCTATACGATCCGACCAAAGGAACGATCCTTTTGAACGGAAAAGATATCCGCTCATATGAGGAACGGGAAAAAGCACAACGGATCGGATTCATTCTGCAGGAACCGTTCCTGTTCTCCGGAACCATCAGGGACAATATTCTCTACGGAAATGAGATCTATAAAAACTGCACCAATGAGCAGCTGGAAAAGACGATAAGGGATTCGGGTTTGGAGTCTCTGCTGATACGGTTCGAAAAAGGACTGGAAACTAAAATTGCCTTAAGCGGAGGAACTCTGAGCCTCGGACAGAAACAATTGATCGCTTTTATACGCGCCGTGCTTCGCAATCCCCAACTGCTGATCCTGGATGAAGCGACGGCCAATATCGACACGGTGACCGAAAAACTTCTCGAAGAGATCCTGAAAAAACTTCCGCACGAAACGACCAAAGTTATCATAGCGCACAGGCTCAACACCATCGCCAATGCTGATGAAATATTTTTTGTGAACGCGGGCGAAATCACTCCCGCCGGCACCATGGAGCATGCTGTCGATATGCTGCTCCATGAGAAAAGAAAAAGCTAG
- a CDS encoding ATP-binding cassette domain-containing protein, giving the protein MADSEVVLRFDEVSFEYQYKKPLLDEASFSVRNGSKITLMGQNGAGKSTMFGLITGAIKPKNGRISVSNGATIATSKQVMDRGDLALTVLEYFKKAYRDVPYNIPVKIKEVLEAVNLNVPVEKKVSDLSGGQQARLLLAFALIQNPDILLLDEPTNNLDEDGIAHLINFLMMYEKTVIVISHDADFLNCFTDGVVYLDVFTHKTEQYVGDYYTVVEEIKNRIEREKKKNAQLEKNIIDRKEKVNFFAHKGGKMRRLAKKLKEEVTEDEENMVDVRREDKTIRSFSIPSQDIAGKIVEIAAVKALKNGEEVEKKLEMVLRRGTHMLVSGPNGVGKSTFLRSLVSGNSPEHKIMEGVRVGYYSQDFSSLDFDQTVYDSLFGAIIENDVQEMRSIAAGFLITGELMGHKISDLSEGQKGLLSFARLVLMKPGLLILDEPTNHINFRHIPVIAKAIDEYDGTMIMVSHMDEFVREIRIDETLDLGKL; this is encoded by the coding sequence ATGGCAGATTCAGAGGTAGTGCTTCGGTTCGACGAAGTGTCATTCGAATATCAATACAAAAAGCCCCTTTTGGACGAGGCCAGTTTCAGCGTGAGGAACGGTTCGAAAATAACATTGATGGGGCAGAACGGGGCGGGCAAGAGCACCATGTTCGGACTCATAACCGGAGCGATCAAACCAAAAAACGGGAGGATCTCAGTTTCAAATGGCGCGACTATTGCGACCTCGAAGCAGGTTATGGACAGGGGAGATCTAGCGCTTACGGTTCTGGAATACTTCAAAAAGGCCTATAGGGATGTGCCGTATAATATTCCGGTAAAGATCAAGGAAGTTCTGGAAGCGGTCAATCTTAATGTTCCTGTTGAAAAGAAAGTCAGCGACCTTTCGGGCGGTCAGCAGGCCAGGTTGCTCCTTGCTTTTGCGCTTATTCAGAATCCCGACATCCTGCTTCTTGATGAACCGACGAATAATTTGGATGAAGATGGCATTGCCCATCTCATCAATTTTCTGATGATGTATGAGAAGACTGTTATTGTCATATCACATGATGCCGATTTCTTGAACTGTTTTACCGACGGCGTTGTCTATCTTGATGTGTTCACTCATAAAACGGAGCAATATGTCGGCGATTATTATACCGTGGTGGAAGAGATCAAAAACAGGATCGAGCGCGAGAAAAAGAAGAATGCCCAGCTGGAAAAGAACATAATTGACAGGAAAGAAAAGGTCAACTTTTTTGCCCATAAGGGAGGCAAGATGAGGCGTCTTGCGAAGAAGCTCAAAGAGGAGGTTACGGAAGACGAGGAGAATATGGTTGACGTGAGGCGGGAGGATAAGACGATCAGGAGTTTTTCCATTCCAAGCCAGGATATCGCGGGAAAGATAGTCGAGATAGCGGCGGTGAAAGCCCTGAAGAATGGCGAGGAAGTCGAAAAAAAACTGGAGATGGTCCTGCGCAGGGGAACTCATATGCTTGTTTCCGGCCCCAATGGTGTTGGAAAGAGCACATTCCTCCGCTCGCTCGTGTCCGGCAATTCCCCCGAGCATAAGATCATGGAAGGAGTCCGGGTCGGATATTATAGCCAGGATTTTTCTTCGCTGGATTTCGATCAGACAGTATATGATTCTCTTTTTGGTGCCATAATCGAAAATGATGTCCAGGAAATGAGGTCCATCGCCGCGGGATTTTTGATCACGGGCGAGCTGATGGGCCACAAGATCTCCGATCTTTCTGAAGGACAAAAGGGGCTATTGAGCTTCGCGCGCCTGGTTCTGATGAAACCGGGGCTTTTGATCCTGGATGAACCGACGAATCACATCAATTTCAGGCACATTCCGGTAATAGCCAAAGCTATTGATGAATATGACGGAACGATGATCATGGTGAGTCATATGGATGAGTTCGTTCGCGAGATCAGGATCGATGAAACGCTTGATCTTGGAAAGTTGTAA